The genomic stretch CGAGGCGCAAAGCCGATCAGAAACCGGGGTACAGCACCGCCGCATCCTGGGCGAAGTAGCGACCGCTGGGCTTGCTGCCTTCGATCAGGTCGAGGAAGGCCGGCACGCTGACCTCGGGCGGGTGGAGGTAGTTGAGGTTCTCGCCGGGGCACGACTCCTCGAAGAGGCGGGTGCGCATCTCGCCGGGGTCGACCCAGTAGACGCGCCACTGCGGGTTCTCGAGCGCCAGGGTGCCCGAGAGGTGATCGAGCATGGCCTTGCTCGCCCCGTATCCTCCCCACCCCTCGAAGCTCTCGGGGGCCGCGTCGCTGCTGACGTTGATCACGCAGGCTCCCGGAACGAGCAGGTCCTTCATGGCCTGTACCATGGCGAGGGGCGCCAGCGCGTTGACGCGGCAGACCCGCTCCAGGTCGTCGAGCGGAAAGTCCAGGAGCCGGGGCCTGGGGCTCGGGCCCAGGATCGCCGCGTTGTTGACCAGCAGATCGAGCCCCCCCCGCGCGCGGGCGGCCTCGGCGAGGCGCGCGCGGTGCAGCGGATCCGACACGTCGCCGGGGATCCCTTGCACCCAGGTCTTCTCCGCGAGCTCGTCGCAAACCCCCTGCAGGGCCTCTGCGCCGCGGGCGGTCAGGATGAGGGCCCACCCTTCGGCCGCGAGCGCGCAGCAGAGCGCCCGTCCCAGACCTCGGGACGCACCGGTGATCAAGGCAAGTCGCGTCATGCTCCCATGATGTCGTCCGCTCCTCGACCGGTCAAGGCGTGGCCGACGTGAGCGGCCGCTCAGCGAACGGTGACGGTGCCGCGCATGAAGGGGTGGGGGGTGCAGACGTAAGGGAAGGTGCCTGCCGTGTCGAAGCGCTGGCTGAAGGTCTGCTCGGAGCGGTGAAGGCCCGAATCCCAGGCGAAAGCCGAGTCCGCGGTGGACTTGGCGTTGTGCGCCGTCGCGTCCTCGAAGCGCCAGGTCACCGTGCCGCCCCGGGGAATCTCGACCGACGCGGGCCGGAAGGCGAAGTCGCGAACCGTCACCGTCACGCTGTCGCTGCTGGGCTGCTCGGTGCCAGCCTGGGCGGTGGGTGACGGGCCAGGAGATCTGATGGGTGGTCCCCCTCCGCCGCCCGAAGGAGCGCAGCTCCCCGCAAGGCCCATCACCAGCACGAGCACAGGCCCCAACCGGCGCATCGCCACCTCCTCCTCTCGACCTTGAAGACGGGACGATGGTAGCCGAGCGGCAGGCAAGCGAGCGTATCGGGTCCGCCGAACTCTTTTGGTCCCGGCGCCCAATTCTTCCCCCGCAAGGCGGGTTACCCTTGGTCGTACTCATGGTCGGCCCAGCGCGCCGGCAAAGCCCCTGCGAGGAGACTCCCATGACCAGGTCCCGCACGCGGCACCGCCCCATCCACCGCCTCGGGGCGTTCGCGCTTGGCGGGCTGCTCGCAGGCGGCCTCGCCCTTGCGCCATGCGCGCAGGCCGAGCCGCTCCCGTTGCCTTCACCCGCGCCCATCCCGGATGCCGAGCGGATCGATCGCGACGCCGCCGTCCGGGGCAACCAGCTTCAGCTTCACCAGGGCCTCGCCCTCGCCACCCTGGGCAGCATGGCGCTGACGGCGGGGCTCGGCCTCTACACCACCAGCTTGTCGGCCCCCGAGCAGCACGAGCTGTTCCAG from Pantanalinema sp. encodes the following:
- a CDS encoding cupredoxin family copper-binding protein; the protein is MRRLGPVLVLVMGLAGSCAPSGGGGGPPIRSPGPSPTAQAGTEQPSSDSVTVTVRDFAFRPASVEIPRGGTVTWRFEDATAHNAKSTADSAFAWDSGLHRSEQTFSQRFDTAGTFPYVCTPHPFMRGTVTVR
- a CDS encoding SDR family oxidoreductase, with protein sequence MTRLALITGASRGLGRALCCALAAEGWALILTARGAEALQGVCDELAEKTWVQGIPGDVSDPLHRARLAEAARARGGLDLLVNNAAILGPSPRPRLLDFPLDDLERVCRVNALAPLAMVQAMKDLLVPGACVINVSSDAAPESFEGWGGYGASKAMLDHLSGTLALENPQWRVYWVDPGEMRTRLFEESCPGENLNYLHPPEVSVPAFLDLIEGSKPSGRYFAQDAAVLYPGF